The genomic window ATTTGGGGGTTTTGTAAAAACATTTAATATGCACATATGAACATACAAACATATGTAATATACTTAATGTACAAGCTGATAAGATTCAATGATTAGTGTTATATTGAAGTTATTAGTAAATATATATCAGAAAGAGGTTATTGTATGTCAAAAACTAAGGTAGTAATTATTGGCGCATCACACGGTGGTCATCAATCAATTTTGGAATTGTTGAAGCGATACGATGATGTTGATATTAAGTTATTTGAGGCTGGCGATTTTGTCTCATTCATGTCTTGTGGAATGGAATTATATCTGGAAGATAAAGTTACCGATGTTAATGATGTTCGCAACTTTAGTCCTGATGATTTTGCAAAAAATGAAAACGTTGAGATTTTGAACAATCATGTTGTGACAAAGATCAACACAGATAAGAAAACAGTCACAGTCGTTGATAGCAAATCTAATACTGACCAAGACTATCCATATGACAAATTGATTTTGAGTTCAGGTGTAACTCCTAAATCACTTCCTGTCCCAGGTGCAGATTTAGAGAATGTCTTCTTAATGCGTGGATATGACTGGGCTACAAGTATTAAAGCAAAGCTTGAAGATGCTTCTGTCAAAAATATTACTGTTATTGGTGCCGGATATATCGGTATTGAAGCAGCTGAAGCCAGTCGAAAAGCTGGTAAGAACGTCACTTTGATTGATGTGATCGACCGTCCATTAGGAACTTATTTGGATTCTGAGATGACTGATATTCTAGCTAAAGAGCTCGAAGAAAAAGGTGTCAAAGTAGTTACAAGTGCTAAGATCACTGAATACGTTGGTACTGATAAAGTAACTGCGGTTAAAACTACTGATGCCGAATATCCTAGTGACTTAGTCATCCAAGCTGCCGGTGTTAAGGCTAATACCGATTATCTAAAGGGCACAGTAGATCTTGATGATCGTGGTTGGATCAAGACTGACGAATATTTACAAACGAATGTTCCTGATGTTTATGCAGTTGG from Companilactobacillus sp. includes these protein-coding regions:
- a CDS encoding NAD(P)/FAD-dependent oxidoreductase, encoding MSKTKVVIIGASHGGHQSILELLKRYDDVDIKLFEAGDFVSFMSCGMELYLEDKVTDVNDVRNFSPDDFAKNENVEILNNHVVTKINTDKKTVTVVDSKSNTDQDYPYDKLILSSGVTPKSLPVPGADLENVFLMRGYDWATSIKAKLEDASVKNITVIGAGYIGIEAAEASRKAGKNVTLIDVIDRPLGTYLDSEMTDILAKELEEKGVKVVTSAKITEYVGTDKVTAVKTTDAEYPSDLVIQAAGVKANTDYLKGTVDLDDRGWIKTDEYLQTNVPDVYAVGDATLAYSIPANNHVPIALATVARREARYVVEHLFEKQPSVPFGGVVGSSALSVFDYHFAQSGLNSFTAGRSNVKINSSFYVGQLRPAYIPTGKENPQVCVQLFFAPSSHVLLGGAVLSKYDVTAQANVLALAIQHKLTVEDLAEADFFFQPGFDRQWSILNVAAQHALGEKDF